A genomic region of Leptolyngbya sp. CCY15150 contains the following coding sequences:
- a CDS encoding ABC transporter permease, with product MKALDRKLLRDLLHLRGQVIAIMLIVACGITGLVTLMSAYHSLKLSQANYYSQYRFADVFVSLKRAPEAIAPQLAEISGVSQLQTRVVVDVTLDIPGRHEPATGRIISIPEQPQPMLNDLFLREGRYLEAGRRDEVLISEAFAKANDLTLGDRVGAVINGRWQTLQIVGLALSPEYVYEIRGTDLVPDNQRFGVIWMGREALAAAFDMQGAFNDVTLSLTPAANMPEVLFQLDQSLERYGGLGAYDRDQQLSHRFLTDEIDQLQVTAVFLPSIFLGIAAFLLNIVLSRIISTQRDQIAVLKAFGYSNSVLGLHYFKLVLGITFLGAAIGTGLGLWFGSSITQYYTNFFQFPILRYEAGAGLILTTIGVSIGAALLGAFTAVRRAIALPPAEAMRPEAPPQFRPTLIERWGLQRMFPASGRIILRNLERKPMQALLSMLGIALAIAILMVGRYMGDAVLYIIDVQFRQVQREDVTLVFNEPRPARARYALHHLPGVLQAEPFRSVAARLRYEHRTHRTGLMGLDPQGELRHLVDRQLRPVQLPPSGVLLTATLGRMLGVEPGDRLTVEVLEGDRSIHQVEVMGLVDEFIGVAAYMDIQALNQLMREGQTISGAYLAVDRHALDHLYEQVKNTPAIASMAMRQTTIDQFEDTIAASLGIFTGVLVIFACVIAFGVVYNAARIALSERGRELATLRIIGFSRGEIALILLGEQALITLAAIPVGIAIGLGFAALLATTYDSELYRLPFVVNQATYLFAVGVILVATVLSGWLIRRQLNQLDLIAVLKTRE from the coding sequence ATGAAGGCATTAGATCGAAAGCTGCTGCGCGATCTGCTCCATCTGCGGGGTCAAGTGATCGCCATTATGCTGATTGTGGCCTGTGGCATCACGGGGCTGGTGACCTTAATGAGTGCCTACCATTCCCTGAAACTATCCCAGGCCAACTATTACAGCCAATATCGATTTGCCGATGTTTTTGTGTCTCTCAAACGGGCACCGGAGGCGATCGCTCCCCAGTTGGCGGAGATCTCGGGTGTAAGCCAACTGCAAACCCGTGTGGTGGTTGATGTTACGTTGGATATACCCGGTCGCCATGAACCTGCCACGGGACGCATCATTTCAATTCCAGAACAGCCCCAGCCCATGCTCAATGATCTCTTCCTTCGGGAGGGGCGCTACCTTGAGGCAGGTCGTCGTGATGAAGTGCTGATCAGTGAAGCTTTCGCCAAGGCTAATGATCTCACCCTGGGCGATCGGGTGGGTGCGGTGATCAATGGCCGTTGGCAGACGTTGCAGATCGTAGGACTAGCCCTATCGCCAGAATATGTTTATGAAATTCGCGGCACGGATCTGGTGCCAGATAATCAACGGTTTGGGGTGATTTGGATGGGACGAGAGGCCCTAGCCGCAGCCTTTGATATGCAAGGAGCTTTCAATGATGTCACCCTGTCCTTAACCCCAGCGGCCAACATGCCGGAGGTCTTATTTCAGCTTGATCAATCCCTAGAGCGCTACGGGGGGCTGGGAGCCTACGATCGCGATCAACAGCTTTCCCATCGATTTCTCACCGACGAAATCGATCAACTCCAGGTCACTGCCGTCTTTTTACCCTCTATTTTTCTAGGCATTGCGGCCTTTTTGCTGAATATTGTTCTGTCGCGCATTATTAGCACCCAGCGAGATCAAATTGCTGTTCTCAAAGCCTTTGGTTACAGTAATTCTGTCTTAGGACTGCATTACTTTAAGCTTGTTTTAGGGATCACTTTCCTAGGAGCCGCCATTGGCACAGGATTAGGTCTCTGGTTTGGGTCAAGCATCACCCAGTACTACACTAACTTTTTCCAGTTTCCTATCCTGCGCTATGAAGCCGGAGCGGGTCTGATCCTAACTACCATCGGGGTCAGCATTGGTGCTGCTCTGCTGGGAGCCTTTACGGCAGTGAGGCGAGCGATCGCCCTGCCGCCAGCGGAGGCCATGCGTCCAGAAGCGCCGCCCCAGTTCCGTCCTACCTTGATTGAACGCTGGGGGTTGCAACGCATGTTTCCGGCTTCAGGGCGGATTATATTGCGTAACTTGGAACGCAAACCCATGCAAGCCCTGCTATCGATGTTGGGAATTGCCTTAGCGATCGCCATTCTCATGGTGGGCCGCTACATGGGGGATGCGGTGCTCTACATCATTGATGTCCAGTTCCGCCAGGTGCAGCGAGAGGACGTCACCTTGGTGTTTAACGAACCTCGCCCAGCTCGGGCCCGCTATGCCCTCCATCATCTGCCCGGTGTGTTGCAAGCAGAACCCTTTCGCAGCGTAGCGGCCCGTCTGCGCTATGAACATCGCACCCACCGCACTGGGCTAATGGGTCTAGATCCCCAGGGAGAGCTGCGCCACTTAGTCGATCGCCAGCTCCGTCCTGTGCAGCTACCTCCCAGCGGCGTGCTGCTCACGGCCACCCTAGGACGAATGCTAGGCGTTGAACCGGGCGATCGCCTCACCGTAGAAGTGCTGGAGGGCGATCGCTCCATTCACCAGGTCGAGGTCATGGGCTTAGTCGATGAGTTTATTGGAGTGGCCGCCTATATGGACATCCAAGCGTTGAATCAACTGATGCGCGAAGGACAGACCATTTCAGGAGCCTATTTAGCTGTAGACCGCCATGCCCTGGATCACCTCTATGAGCAGGTGAAAAACACCCCAGCGATCGCCAGTATGGCCATGCGCCAAACGACCATCGATCAGTTTGAAGACACCATCGCCGCTAGCCTAGGTATCTTCACCGGTGTGCTGGTTATCTTTGCCTGCGTGATTGCCTTTGGGGTGGTTTACAACGCTGCCCGCATTGCCCTGTCCGAACGGGGGCGAGAGTTGGCAACCCTGCGGATCATCGGATTTAGCCGAGGAGAAATTGCCTTGATCTTACTCGGAGAACAGGCCTTGATCACCTTAGCAGCCATTCCCGTGGGGATAGCTATCGGTTTAGGCTTCGCTGCCCTATTGGCTACCACCTACGACTCTGAACTCTACCGGCTGCCCTTCGTGGTCAATCAGGCTACCTACCTCTTTGCCGTCGGTGTGATCCTGGTCGCCACCGTCTTATCTGGCTGGCTGATTCGCCGACAGCTTAATCAGTTGGATTTAATTGCAGTACTCAAAACTCGGGAGTAG
- a CDS encoding ABC transporter ATP-binding protein has protein sequence MGEVEVHALQNVTLDLYEGEFVVLLGPSGSGKSTLLNILGGLDLPSSGQVWFRDRNLSTATDAMLTRFRRESVGFIFQFYNLIPSLTARENVALVTELAAHPFSPEEALQRVGLGDRLDHFPAQLSGGEQQRVAIARAIAKRPEVLLCDEPTGALDVQTGKLVLDALADANRDLGTTTAVITHNASIAAMADRVISMRSGQIASIHVNETKVSPAELEW, from the coding sequence ATGGGGGAGGTTGAGGTTCATGCTCTACAGAACGTGACCCTAGATTTATATGAAGGTGAGTTTGTTGTCCTGCTGGGGCCATCGGGCAGCGGTAAGTCTACGTTGTTAAATATTTTGGGTGGGCTGGATCTACCATCCAGCGGCCAGGTGTGGTTTCGCGATCGCAATTTGTCTACCGCCACCGATGCCATGCTCACCCGCTTTCGGCGAGAGTCGGTGGGGTTTATTTTCCAGTTTTATAACCTCATCCCCAGCTTGACGGCCCGCGAAAATGTGGCCTTGGTCACGGAACTTGCTGCCCACCCCTTCTCGCCGGAGGAAGCCTTGCAGCGGGTAGGCTTGGGCGATCGCCTCGATCACTTTCCCGCCCAGCTTTCGGGTGGTGAACAGCAGCGGGTGGCCATTGCCCGAGCGATCGCCAAACGCCCAGAAGTGTTGCTCTGTGATGAACCCACCGGAGCCTTAGATGTACAAACGGGCAAGCTGGTGCTCGATGCTTTGGCTGATGCCAATCGTGACCTCGGTACCACCACCGCTGTCATCACCCACAATGCCAGTATCGCCGCCATGGCCGATCGGGTGATCTCGATGCGAAGTGGGCAGATTGCCAGCATTCACGTTAATGAAACCAAGGTTTCTCCTGCTGAGTTGGAGTGGTAG
- the uraD gene encoding 2-oxo-4-hydroxy-4-carboxy-5-ureidoimidazoline decarboxylase, whose protein sequence is MSYTIDQLNSMSQADFTQVLGDVFEHTPAIAHQAWQHRPFRDCAALHECMVTIVQAMNHDQQLALIQAHPDLGSRTAMAEASVQEQTSAGLQQLTPHEYDRFQHLNQAYRERFNFPFIVAVKHHTKESILQAFATRLTHTPEQEYQQAIAEINQIALARLIALIAPAGVAD, encoded by the coding sequence ATGTCCTACACGATTGATCAGCTCAACTCCATGTCTCAGGCAGACTTTACCCAGGTTTTAGGGGACGTCTTTGAGCATACGCCAGCGATCGCTCACCAAGCATGGCAACATCGCCCTTTTCGTGATTGCGCTGCTCTTCATGAATGCATGGTGACCATTGTACAGGCTATGAACCATGACCAGCAGCTTGCTTTGATTCAGGCGCATCCAGATTTGGGTAGCCGGACTGCCATGGCTGAGGCATCGGTTCAAGAGCAGACCAGCGCTGGGCTACAGCAGCTCACCCCCCACGAGTACGATCGCTTTCAGCACCTCAATCAGGCCTATCGAGAGCGCTTCAACTTTCCCTTCATTGTGGCCGTGAAACACCACACTAAGGAAAGCATTTTGCAAGCCTTTGCCACTCGCCTTACCCATACACCAGAACAAGAGTACCAACAAGCGATCGCCGAGATTAATCAAATTGCCTTGGCCCGGCTCATAGCCCTGATCGCTCCTGCCGGCGTTGCTGACTAG